The genomic DNA TcttactcacaaacgagtcacAATTGGAGGGTCTcgactgccattccgctcgagGCCTCCAAAGAGCTTGATTCGCCACTGGTGGTTTCGGAATTTCTGGAGAATGTGCTGTAGGCCTTTAATTCGGTTTGCCCCTTAAGGTAGAGCTTGGTAGCTTTCGACGAAATCTGTAGCAAGTAACGCAAGACTACTGACGAGTGTTTAGGATATGTTAGTATAGGCAGCAGTCAAGACAGTGATATATATAGTGTATAACAGTTTGATTTCACTTGTAACTCTGCATTTGAAATGACATGTATGACCATCATTACACAGAAACGAATACAGCTACTAACAGGATACCATTTTTAGCTTTATTTGTTCGTTTTATTATCACATGCGAACTAAACAAAATCGAACATCCTTTAGCCTTTAAACGGAATGGAGGGTTATACCAGGGGTGAACGTAAACTTCTTGGTCCGCAGTACGAATAACGATCCGTGAACAAAATTTACGGGAAATTAATGACAAACGCAAACCCGGTATAAAGTCATCGtataaaccaaacaaaatatatgtgaaacgatcaaacaatcaaacaaattaTCATTTCCTCCCGccccgtacacacacacagacatatgTACGATGATACCACAAGCTTTCTTTATCAAtcaatgttttgctttgctttttaatCCACCCATAGCCAGTTACTCTCATACTccataaaacaacaaacataaaGAACGATCAACTACACACGATTGCAATTTCGATTCCGGCCCATATACTCCACTCCCACGCTctcccgggggggggggggggggggggggggcgacaCAACACACCGGGCACGCGTGTTGACGGATTGACGGTGCACACCTTTTGCTAGGTAAGGTAGGAAGCTAGCTAGCTAGCGGGAAGCTTACGATGAAAGGCCCAACGTTTTGCGCACGATGCGTCTGGCAATTTTGTTAAACTCTTCCCTGTTTTCGCGCCACATTATCGCAGCGTCCACATTCGCACCGGACTCGTCGTTTGGCTCTGGAAGCAAATCAAGCAAAGCAAGTGTTGATTAGTGTTGATGTTGGATGTTGCAATTCAAGAAAATCGTAGCAACCGTAGCGTAGCATTAAAAAAACGTTTCTTTAGCCGGCTGATTAGTGCTGATAAAAGGTAACatattgagttttttttaaacgttaGGTCATTATCTGTTGATTTGATTAAAGCATTTATTtgtagcacttttcaatttcaaaatgCCTGCCCCGACGACAGTGGCCCATCGTAAAGAATTCATTTTCGATGGCACCAACTATGAAAGTTGGCGAACGTGGATAATTGTGTATCTGGCGAGTAAAGGGATGCTACAATGCGTGCAGCATAATCCGGATGATCTTTATGGGCAATATCTACTATCAGCAGATCAGTCGACTGATCTAGAATTGAGGCAAATGCTGCTCGTTGCCTTTAGACTGCAGGATTTGAAGTGTGCCAAAGCATTGCTACAGAACATTGACGGGTCTCAAAGGAAGCTTTTTCACCATCGGCATAGTGCGTCCGACATTTGGAGCATTTTGAAAAGCAAATACGGTACACAGTAGACAATTTTTGTGTACACAAATCAGGAAATTTTGAAGTGATTCTAACGCACGAAACATTTGGCACGGGCTGTGGAATAGCCAGCCAGACGAACGGATACAACTATCCGGATCGACaaaaaattaaagtaaaatgcTACAACCGAACTTATTTGTTTGGAGCATACGAACGAAATGGAGAAACTTACCAGCCAACATACTAACAACACTTAGTAAAATCTTTTCCACACTCTGTACAGGACTCCAGCGCTCGGCTGATAGTTCATACCctaagagagagaggagaagTACCATTATTTCGATTGTTCATtgcacttttcttttccatcaaCCAACCTAGCGGATCATCTCCCGGCGCATGTAGGATCGATATGCAGACACGGCCATCAGTAAAAACTAGAATAGGAAACAAAGCGGTTTTCATGAGCCACATCTGGATAATGATTTGTTTCGTTGATTCCTTCCACGGATATGCTTACTGTTTGGGTGGAACATTTCACACGTAAACTTCATCTTCGGTGGACTGAGCGGATAGTCGGGTGGAAATACGAGTTTCGCTGTGAAAATTCCACCCTCAAAGCAGGTACCTTCCGGGCCGCTGAAAACGATAATTGACAAGCGCTGCCGTGACTTTGAACTTTGACCAACAGGTAGTGAAATCCCGAATACTCACGTAATTAGTGCTTCCCATTCGAAAAAGTTCTCCTCACTGATCGGACCAGCGATGATACCTTCCGGCGGGTTTAGGGTGAGTTCTGAAATTGAGACAACAAAGTTCGATCGGATGTAGACATTGGAGGACCACCCGATTGTAGGTAGAGTGCAGTTCCGGGCTGCATTAGCAAGTCGCAGTCTGCTACCGTTCGCAGGGTCACCAAGTCACCTGTACACCCCACTACTTACGCCTGTACTCGGCCATTAAACGCCTTAAGGCGGAACCTGCCATGTTGGCTTGTTGTGTTGCGGAATCTTGGCAAACGGCGACCCGAAATAATTGGCTCCCCGGGATTAGATTTCTCTTTTCGATGCAAACAAACGGaacgtaacaaaaaaaagttggatCTCACTTTGACATCTTCCGTTCGTGTACTGCTGCTGTGTAGCGATTTTGACAGCGCATGTTTGTTTACGTCGTCAGCAAGCACCTGGCaagggtgtgtgcgtgtaatcGGTGATTGGGGGTTGCAATACGGTGTTGAGAAATAGGGGATGATTTTGGCTGGACCAATTAACCAGGTCAATGCCATGTTTGTAAACGCAAATCGTCGGAATAAAATGCTGAAAGATTTTGTTATGATAATaaatgaatggaaaatgtATTGAAAGTTCCTACGTGGGCGGCCTTTCCAGATGAGTTAACACCTAGCCGTTATGCATCACCGAAGAACGTCTGCTAGAAATTAGTTACAGCCACGATAGATTTTTGCGATTTTTATTCCTTCAACTAGGACGCGACAGAATGACATTTGGAGCGAACCTACAGCCCTGCTTGCAGCCCAAAACCGGGGCCCTTCGGTTCTTCGGTAAGAGAAGTTAGTTGACCCACTGGCTCGGATGCAAACCGTCCATTGCGTGGTCCAGGGCGAGGCTGCTGTCCCTGCTTGAGACTATTCAAAATTTCTTCTGTATCAGCTACACTTAAATCCTCCTGCGAAAAGAAAAGGTGTTTTACAACATTTTTCCCTCACACACCCACTCATTTATTCCCTTCACTTACGTAGTAATCATCGTTAACGGCCAACATGGGAGCATTCACGCACGCACCTAGACATTCCACTTCGGAAATTGTAAATTTACCATCCTTGGTGGTTTCTCCGACGCCGATGCCCAGGTTTTTCTAAAACGGTAAACAAATAGGTATGAAGTAATTGTTCAAACAAAGTTTGCTTCTAGTTCGCTTCTACCTTGCAACATTCCAGCACTTCATCGGATCCCATCAACCAGCACGGGGTGGTAGTGCACACCTGGATGTGATACTTTCCGGTGGGTTTTCGCATAAACATGGTGTAGAATGTGGCTACTTCATACACGCGCATATGCGGCAGACCCAGAATATCGGCAACCTTGTGCATGGCCGAGAGCGGCAACCAGCCGTGCTGTCGCTGGGCCAGATCCAGCAAGGGAATCATGGCACCCCGCTTGTGTCCCTCCGGATAGATATTCAGAATAGCTTCGGCACGCTGTAACACACCAAAGCAAGAGCAATCATTGGGAAGAGTTCGACGTCTCCGGTGTACATGGATGTGCATTGTTTACACCCAACATACCTTCTGATTCTCTGAGGTAAACTCAAACGGAATGCTCGGATTGTCCTCGGGCGTATCGCGATGCACGAACAAGTTGTCGCTCATCTTCACCGAGGACGTGCTCAGTGGCCGGGTGGCCGCGAGTCGCTACAAAAAGAGCAAGGAAACTTATGTAATGCTGGTGCTGCCGTcttcaaaacaaaagccaccGCTTGCCGGCATGCAAGCCCACAGGCTAGAATGATTATCGAGCGAACTTACCATGGTGTTAGCGAACAAGCGCAACATTGCTATTGTTCCGAGCAATCGTTTACGGCGATTAAATTTTCTACCAGCACAAAAGCGATTGGCCGAACGAAAAATCCTTATTTTGTTGACAGCTGTTGGTTACCcaatgttgtgtttttctaGTCTGACAGGTGACAACTACGATTCTGCTCTCGTGAGAACTATTAGACTATTTTCTTCATAGTTGGAGAAGGATTTCTAAATTTTCGAGATAATCAACTCAAACGGGATGTGTCGTGGATACTTCTGatcgtttaaaaataataatttgaaaaaatataattttgtcAGGCATGAGCTGTGAGCCATGGATCGCTAGCTATAAACACATCGATAAAGCAGCTGTCATTTCGATGCGGCCTTCGGCTGTCACGCAGAAAGCACGTTGTTGAATTATTTGTGGAGTTCCGAAGCAAAGCGCGTTGTAATCTGACCAAAGATTGTAAATTTcaagaataaaacaatttcaacacaTCGGTGAGGGCTTAAAAGTATAGCATCATGTTTATACTTTACGAAACACCGGCAGGTTATGCCATATTTAAGGTAAGATTTATATTTAGCCCTTGAACCGGTCAAATCATCCGGTGGCAGCGTGCTTGCTGTTGATAGCATTGCCGGAAAGCATTCGATGCAAACGTATGTTGAGGTTATATAGCTGAAGTAGAATTTGTTTTCCCATTTGTTTAGCTGCTGGACGACAACAAATTTAAAGAGATCGACAACCTGTATCTGGAATTTGAAACTCCGGAAAAGGCGAGCAAGATGTAAGTTGCCATTACAATACGATCTTGTTTGTAGGCAGGCAGACGGTACAGTCACTACAGTCAGACGCATAGTTCCATTCGGCCATCTAAAGTGAATGGTGGAATTTTTTTTCGCGTCTAATATTAACCCCCAGCATGAAATTTCACATTATGCCCTACAAGCTAACAGATACATAAATTTTGCTTTCATGCACATCATACCGTTTGGTGGCTGTTTACCTTAAACAATACCGATAGGAATGGGCCACCCACTAATGCGTATCTTTCCATCCTCTCACAGCGTTAAGTTGAAGCATTTTGAAAAGTTTGCCGATACAACCGAAGCACTTTCGGCTGCCACTGCCGCTGTCGAGGGCAAATTGTCGAAATCGCTGAAAAAGGCATTGAAGAAGCTGGTGGACGACGATGTACAAAATCAGCTGCTCGTGGCCGATGCCAA from Anopheles stephensi strain Indian chromosome 2, UCI_ANSTEP_V1.0, whole genome shotgun sequence includes the following:
- the LOC118504555 gene encoding ubiquitin-conjugating enzyme E2 G2, whose amino-acid sequence is MAGSALRRLMAEYRQLTLNPPEGIIAGPISEENFFEWEALITGPEGTCFEGGIFTAKLVFPPDYPLSPPKMKFTCEMFHPNIFTDGRVCISILHAPGDDPLGYELSAERWSPVQSVEKILLSVVSMLAEPNDESGANVDAAIMWRENREEFNKIARRIVRKTLGLSS
- the LOC118504553 gene encoding NADH dehydrogenase [ubiquinone] flavoprotein 2, mitochondrial; translation: MLRLFANTMRLAATRPLSTSSVKMSDNLFVHRDTPEDNPSIPFEFTSENQKRAEAILNIYPEGHKRGAMIPLLDLAQRQHGWLPLSAMHKVADILGLPHMRVYEVATFYTMFMRKPTGKYHIQVCTTTPCWLMGSDEVLECCKKNLGIGVGETTKDGKFTISEVECLGACVNAPMLAVNDDYYEDLSVADTEEILNSLKQGQQPRPGPRNGRFASEPVGQLTSLTEEPKGPGFGLQAGL